Within the Miscanthus floridulus cultivar M001 chromosome 17, ASM1932011v1, whole genome shotgun sequence genome, the region CGAAAAAACGACTGGATCAAAACCTTGAGTCGAGTATTTTTCGGTTGGGTCAGAACACAGGTCAAAAATCATAGCCCAAACTAACCCGACGCACTGGTGAGTCGAGTCAGGTTGGGTTTTTCGGGCGGATCAGATTGGGTGGCCCATGAATGGGTCTACGTATTACACACCCTAACTGAGGCGCCTGCAGGATCAAGTGGTAGAAAAACAGGGCTCTTTACATGGACGTTGCTATCGTTGGGCACTGAGAACTCAATTGCCGCCGTCTCATCCGTGCGTTGCGTGCGTTAGCAAAACACGCACGCCCAGTAGTCATCTTGGCTAGAAACAAGGTAGAAAAGGGCATGCACAATTGCAGATATTGGATCAAACCATCAGTTTGTTTATCGTCGGTGAAATTGCTTTAGCATGTTAACCCTGGACAAGCATCCCAACAATCGTGAGTgaaagagaagggggaaaaaAAAAGCAAACAGTTCCCATCGTACAGAAGATGGGACTTATTTTCCATACGGCATTTTCATCActgaagaaaaacaaaaagggccGGTACAAACAGTGGTTTGTTCCATCTCCCTGGAGACACACACGGGGGGATGAAGTCAAAGCACAGTGATCCTTTCCAAGCGAAGTTATTTGTAGGCACAGCTCCGGGCTGTGCAGCGGTTCACCCGTCAACAACAAACCAAAAGCTGTGCTCCTGTGCCTGAACTGAGCCCTTCCGACTCAGGCGTTGAATGAATCAAGATGAGTTTTTGTATTAGGGTACATCTACAAGCACTGTCCAGCATTGGCGGTGTCATCACTCATCAGTATAACAAATGCTCGAAAACATGGTCTACGTTGCGTTGCCACTTCGTCTCGTACAGATTCAGAAGCCTCTCAGCAGGTGTCACTCCTGTAGCAAGGTAAGTTAATTAGGGTATTCAGAAACAAAACAGTTGATTGGTGGCAGCAAAGCTAAAATATGGTCAGTCACGAGAGGATGATGAATAGCAATACCTGTTCTCACCACTTCGTCGACCTCTCTAAGGAAACCAACCTCCTTGTATCCTCTTCTTTCCAGTCCACTCTGGGGTTAGGGCAACATAAACATTATTACAAACATTTCTCTCAACTTGGCCTTACTTCGGGGGAAAATAATTAATCATTGCAAAGTACTCTAATTTACTAACCTTGGCCAGTTTTAGAACTTCCTCAGCTAAATCTCTTACATATCCATCACGAAATGGTGTCTTCAAACCAGTCAACGGTACCTGACCAATATAACACAGCAAAACTGAATAGATCTGCTGGACTTTATTCTTATCTATAATAGACAATTTCTTATCACAAGAACAAGGTAAAGTTCTATTTCACAATTGTAGTTGTGAGGTAAACCAAACTTTAGTtccctatcaagaatattttctGTTGTGCCAAACAACAAAAAACCTTAGTCCAAAGCAAGCTGGGGTAGGCTATAGAGTTGAAACCCAAAATGagccaccaacaaaaagggaaaaaaaggaaaaagaaaaaccaaCATTGTGTGGAAAGAATGGTGCATGATTGATTATTTTGAGATACCTTCCGTCTTAGCATCTCTCTTTCCTCCTTTGTCCAATCAAAAGTCATGTCTATAATACTTTGTAATGATTCCTCATCGTACAGCAGCCCAACCTGTAGACTCGCATAAAGCAGAAATCTGAATCAAACTTCTGGcaaaaactagaaataaactaaTACCATAGACAGCCCATATTCATATTAACTAGTGGCTGTCAGAGGCAATGCACAGAAATACAAAATAAAGTCAAAACAAAGCAGATCACAAACCCAAAATGCAGGCAGCGCACACAATCTCCTCCATGGGCCACCATCAGCACCTCTCATCTCAAGGTATCTCTTTAATCTAACCTGCAAGCAGAATACAGAAGACAAGAGTTATTGCAATACCTAGCAATGACAGATATGCCATTTTGTAAAATGTAAAGAGATAAAAGGGTAAACCTCAGGAAAAATTGTTGTTAGATGGTTCTCCCAATCATTAAGAGTAGGCAACTCCCCAGGAGCCTGTGGGAGCTTTCCTTGCATAAAATCCTgcaaaataaatacaaatcaaATGAGTTTTATGAATGAAAACCAAGCACTGTGTCTTGTAAATGGATACAAATCAAATGAGTTTTATGAATGAAAACCAAGCACTGTGTCTTGTAAATGGAGggttaaaaaaatataaaacctTTACAGTACACTACTACAGAAGTAAAAGGACATCAAGGGTAGAAATAGACCCGAAACGACATTCCGGTGCAGTCAATATACTTTTTATTTCGATACACAAAATACATTGGAACATCTAATGCGTAATCCACATATTGCTCAAACCTGCACCCCAAACAGAAACTATAATCAGGATTGTTTCACATGGAAAATATCTTTAAAGGAAATGATGCAATCAATCAATGGCActcaaggtggaggagaggggGAGTTCAAAAGGAATGCTAACCCAAATGAGTTGTTGAAGACAAAAGGGAGCATCCCTGCACGGTTGTTATCAGTATCTGTCCAGATATGGCTGCACATATGGTCAACTGTGTTAATAACTGCAGATAATGAAATTAACTTATGTATGCCCTGAATGGCTATCAAGTAAATACCTCCTTAAGCTGAGAAATTCATTTGGTTTTCCTTCTTTAAAGGGAGAATTGGCAAATATTGCAGTTGCAATCTGTTAAATGAACAAGCCAGGATGATTTGAGAACAGCAAATAAATTATCACAGAAGACAATAAAAATACCTACAGGCTGCAATGCAAGGCCAGCGCGAAATTTCCTTATCATATCCTGTTCCGAACTGAAGTCGAGATTAACCTGGACACAGAAGAGTGAACTTCTGTCAAGACTATCATAATCTAAATCAGTTAACTTCTTTAGTGAATCAACTTATGTCATAGATAGAGTTTCAAGTATTTTTGAGATGAGCTCAAACGGAGAGTACTGTTATTCTGAAAATGGCACTCCACACATAAAAACAGAAATATGCTCACCTGCACAGTACATGTCCGGAACATCATATCAAGGCCAAGAGTACCAACTTTAGGCATGTAATTCCTCATTATTTCGTATCTTCCCTACAAACCAATGATTGATTTGTCAGATTTTACAGGAAACAGAAGCAGTCATTGCCTAAGGCATATTTGAACAGGGCTACAGTATGAGTTGTCTTTTTTTCTAACTGCTCAACACATTAGACGGATAACTAGCAAGTCTATATTGTTGTGTCAGCAATGGGAAATGTACCAGAAGACAGCATTTCTAGTGATAGCATCTTATGTAACTATTTTAGTATCAAGAATACTATGCTTAAAAGTCATAACAAGTATGATGGGTTGAGGTGACTAGCGAGCAGTAGTTAACAGTCCACGAACAAaaacaaagttaaaaaaataagTTTACAAGGCTGAATTACCTTAGGCATTATTGGTATATCACTCAGTGCCCATTTCGGCTGAAAGCCAAGCCCAAGAAATCCTATTCCCATTTCCTCTCCAACTGCTTTGACCTGCAAGAACAGGCAAACTTTGAGGTCATACCCAATTGCACTGAAATGCATGAGTCTTGCAGAAACAATACAATGTGGTGCCATGCATTTGAACATTTTCCCATGAGACCCTAGTCAGCGACTCAGCGTGTTAAGAAAACTACAAAATAAACTCCAATAAGATGCTCGAGTTAAAGGTATAGTTCTCAACAGAATTATCATGGTAAGCAGGCAGGGGTGTCAGTTAACATTTGGTTTGCAATACAAGTTTGCTATTGTATAATCTCTGGCAAAAGAATGGTCAGTGTTATATAATGTCAAACAGAAACACAGACAAGCTAAGATCATAGTTTCCGTAAGATGCTCTACAAGGAATGCAATGCCAGTAAGAGAAATTACCTGATAAAGATGTGAATTGACCTCAGCACAAGTTTGATGTAATGTTTCGAGAGGAGCACCACTAAGTTCAAATTGGCCTCCAGGTTCTAGTGAGATGTTTTGCTTTCCCTACATCCCAAACAGGTTACAAAGATAAACTAGAGCCATCAGAAAAACCTGCACAACCTTCTTTTACATATGAGTGAGAGTGACCCGTCGAAATGATGGGCAACGCCCTTTCCATCCAATTTCAATTGTTGGTGGATGATATATAGCAGCCACATTCATGCAAAAGGGAAGGAGCAAAATGGAACCGTACCTGCTTGAGGCCAATAACATTGTCTCCTTCCATTATCTTGTGCCAATCAAATCTCTCAGCGAGCCCGTTCAGTATGTCGCGAATCTGATCGTATTTTATAGGACGTAATGTGTCGACTTCGAAACCAAACTTTTCATGCTCCGTGCCAATTCTGTAAAGGACAGACATTAACTTTGGGGATAAAATGAACAGCCAACTGAAATATATTTtccttttttaaaaaagaaaatacAGGGACAGCTTCAATAAAAACCAGATCAAATTGTCGATGCTCAAAATATATTTTCCTTTTTAAAACAGAAAATATAAAGACAGCTTCAATAAATACGAGACCAAATTGTTGGTACTCAAATAACTTGAACACAACTACAAGATGAAATGGTGGCCAAGTGATCATCACACTAATGAATTCATCCTAGTACGCAGTACGCACTAGAGCCGGATCACGGCTCATCGTTACAAGGCACAAGGCATTACTAATCCATCTCAAACGTTTGGCACTCCCGGGAGCAATTGAAAGCAACCTCAATTTTAGAGCTAGACAGCGTTGTTGGCTATAAGAACGCATCATATATCACATATACGTATCAAACAACCGAAAGAATTACGCGTCCACGTCAAACATTCCGCCACTGCCACTAGTAGAGGAACCAAAATAAAATAAGAAAAGGAGCATTTGGAAGCTGCTGACCTCCAATTCTCCTTGGGTTTGCACCCGGAGATGAGGTAGGCGACGAGGTCGTCCTTGGTGAGCGGCTCCGTCATCTGCACGGCCTCCTCCGTGGGGGGGCTGGCCGCGACGGCCCCGCCCCGCCTCCTCCTCCCCGTCGTGGCGGCCGGCGGAAGCCGAACCGCCGCGAGCCCACCACTCCTCGCCCTCCCCACTGCCGCCGCGGGGCGCGCGCCGTCCGGCGACACCCGCGCGACCGCCAGCCGCGACGCCGCCGCCATCGAATCCAACCGCCAACGAACCTGCCAAAATCCACCCCGATAAAAAAAAAGTAAGTCAGCGGGAATCGCACAATCCGATACGCGGACGCCACCCGTCGAAGTAAACGGAACCACTCACCTCGCCGCGCCGGCACCCGGAGGCTAGGCTAGGGTTGGGCGGCGTCCACTGCTGCCGCCTCTGCGTGTGCGCTGCTTCCGTTCCGGCGCACTACAACTGCGGGATGGAGTAAGAAGAGACGGGGGGGCGAGGCCGGGATGGGCAGCGCGTGCTGGTTACTTATAAAGCGGTGTGGTGGGGCCCGGGCATCAGTGCCGCGTCAGCACGGCGTGTTGAAGTGCGCATCGGCATCGGCAGCAGAAGCCGCCGGGGCGGCGGCGACGGGGAGGTGAAGGGTTCGGAAAGGGGAGGTGGGTGCGGCGGCGTCTTCGTCTCTGACGTGTGGGCGCGGCTGCCGGCTGATTCCAAAAAAGGGGACTTTTTTAGTGGTGGAACGCCCTGACGAAGAAGTGGTGATCCTGCGATTTTTGGGTTAATTAATTCGCAGAAGTGGGAGTGTGCTCACACGATTCTTCTGCTGGTGCAGTGACTACTGAATCATCACTGATGACGAAGACGATGATGCGATGGTGCCGGGCGAGGATCCTCTGCGGTGGCAGGCCACTGGCAACACTACAATGGTGGTAACAGATCAGAGATGCTTGTTAGCGCCGGCACGCAACactcgacgccgacgccgacgaccTTCTCGTCTCGAATTCATTCGAAGGTGTGGCTTATCAGACTGCAATTGCCGCGCGGGTTCGACAGGGATCGGATTGCTAAAGTGGCGATGCAATGTCCGCCGCAACCAACCCCGGGCGTCCGTCGTTGCTGGCATCGGCACGCGATTCGACCTTCTCTATTCCGCTTTGGATTCGGCGTCTCCCCCAGTCGTCCCTACGGAGAAGCTAGCTGGTGCATGACAGCATGCACGCGCAAAGCAAATGGTCCGGGAAGGAAGacgtgggccttgtttagatgccacccaaattccaagttttttcactttctctccatcacatcaatttttagccgcttgtatggagtattaaatgtaggtaaaaaaataactaattacacagtttagttggaaatcacgagatgaatcttttgagcctagttggtccacgattggacaatatttgtcaaataagacgaaagtggtactattcatcgggttgaaattttttcgcaatctaaacgaggccgtgGAAACGCATAAATTTCACGGAAACCGTATATGAATAATAACGAAACCAGTTTGATTTTACAGGGGGAAAAAGGCAGAAGAAACACAGTgtttaagcccttgtttagttccaccccaacttccaaaaagttgctactgTCAAGGGCCTCGTATCCCTGACTGGCCGGACCTCGGCTACGTAGCTCGTAGCCGCCGTCCGTCACGCCGGCGAGGTTATGCCCCTCTGCCGTCGGCTTGTAGAGAAATAGGGAGCTTAGGGATAACTTTCTGCTTAATCTCAATTGGTTCCAGCGTACAGAATATATGGCCCTTCGCCTAACAGATGGAGAAGGCTCTCCTTAATTCTAGGATTAGCCTAACAAGGAAACAACTAACTATCTTTCCTCCTAGCCACTCGCCTGCCCCTCCTGGGTCCTGACCGCGCGCTCGGCGTCCCTGCGGATGTCGCGGGCCCTCCTGCGCCGGGCGTATGTGCGCccgcacatgacatctctcccgccGTCGAAgaccagctcgtcctcgagctgaaaatCAGGGAACCGAGCACGGAAGTCGTCGAAGTCCTCCCAGCTTGCGGACGCTGCCGGTTCATCCTTCCACTGGACCAGCACCTGACGCACTCCTCGCGCCAGCCGGACCTCAGTGATCCTGTCGGGCACCGGCATCACAGCGCCGTTGTGGGTGGCCGGCAGTGCGGGGGGCGTTGAGGGCGGCGTGCCGACGAATTTCTTGAGCACGCCGACGTGGAACACATCATGGAGACGGCCCCCGGAGGCAGCTCTAGCCGAACGGCCGCGGCGTTAATGATCTCCACCACGCGGTACGGCCCGACGAACCGGGGCTTGAGCTTGCCGGAGGTGGTACGTGGCAGGGACGCCGCTTGACGCTGCCGGAGCCGAAGGAGAGCCCAATCACCGACTTGATACTCCACCGGGCAGTGATGCTGGTCGTAGACACGCTTCTGGACCGCCTGGGCCTGCTCGAGACGGTAGCGGACGTCGTCGAGGAAGGCCGCGCGTTCTTCCATCTCTTGGGCCACAGCAGCCACGCGCGTCTCGCCGGGCTCATACGAACGAATGGTCGGCGGGTCGCGGCCGTAGACCACGCGGAACGGCGTTTCCCGGAGCGACGACTGGAAGGCCGTGTTGTAGATGTACTCCGCCCACGgtagctgtaacaccccggtgttacgatcttatttagcgccgcgatttaggcctaagtaaatcTTTCGaacgagtttctcgaatttttgGTTTAGAATATACGGGAAGCGACGAGCGAAGTTTGTGTAAATTAGTAGACCGTTATAAAAGTTACGACGAATGAACGTGCTCCAAAGCCAAGTGCTATTACGACGATATATATACAAGAGTGCCTGAGCCTAAAGCACGTGGTCCTATTCTCGAGTCAACTCGTATCAATTTCGTCGCGCTGTTCTTGTTTTAATGAAAAATTGGGCCAGGACATCCTGCTGCACCGTATTTATGAAGTAGGTGCTGGAGCTGCTGCTGTTTCATCCCACTGTTCCTCCCTGGCTTGTCCTTCTTTCAATCATGTCAGTCTCTCCGTGTTCCTGTCCTTTGTACTGTGCTAGCGTTCTGTGCTGTGGATATTTCCAAACCCACTCCACTGCGCTGCCTTTTCCATTTCTCCTACGCGCGTGGGTTCGCCCTGTCTTTTCGCTGCCTCCGCCTGCCTCTCGGTCTTGTCTGTCTCTCTTGGGCCACTGCCCGTAGAAATCACCGACGCCTCAACTCCGCTCTTCTTTCCTCGCTCTTCTACCGCTGCCTCTTTCCTTTTCTCTTTGCTGCCCGCAGCAGTCCTATTGCCCCGTCGGCACCCACCCCCCGCGCTGAGCCTGCTGCTCAGCAGCACCGTTTTCTCCTCTGCTTGCCCGTGCGTGGcacctctccttccccctttccTCGGCGCTGCCTCGTGCGAGCGCCCGCACGTCCCCTCTCCGTTTTCCCCGCTCGCGATTGCCACGGCGTCCTGGTGCACCGCCGACGCCGCTGCCTGGCCCCGCGCGCACGGACGCGCCGGTGCCCCACGGTCCGCGGTGAGCTTCGCCCTCCCGAGCTCACCGGCCTTTTTCCCGTGTGCCTTCCCATGCCGTAGCGCCAGCCATGGCCAGCCACCCACGCCGCGCCCACGCTGGAGCCGCGGTCCAGCTACAACTTCCTCCCTCCTCGGTACCAGCCACGTCTTGGTCCCGCGCTGGACCCGCTGTTCCTCCGGCGCCCGAGCCTCGCTGTCGAGCCagctcctcccctctctctcacGCGAGCACGTGCTTGGCCATGTTGCCCGCGTCCCTCAGTCCCGCGTCTGCCCGTAGCGGGGCGTCGAGCTGACGTGCGCGCGCCCCCATCCGTGTGCCAGCGAGCTCCGCAGCACCCCGCGCGTCCCGCACCGGCGCCCGCcgtttcttcttcctcgcgcGCGCGTGCACGCTATGCCGCGCCGTCACCGCCCGGGCCACAGAGCTCCGCCGTTGTCTGTGCCCGGCTTCCCTTGCTGCCGTGCGCCCTGCACTCCGTCTTGGCCGTGCCCTTGCTGCTTCTGCGCGCGCGAGCCCACGGCCGTTCCGAACCGCCACATCCTCTGTGCGCCACTGCGCCGAGCCGGCCTCCCCGATGTGCTGCCCCGCCGTCGCAGCTCAGTGGCGCCACCGCGCCTGCAGTCTACATGCCCAGAGCTTCGCCGTTCCGTGCCCTCCCTGTGACCTGCTGCTGCCGCCCGCGCCCGCTGTGGCCGAGCAGCGCCGCAACGGCCATCCCTCCGCTCGGTGCCCTGCATGCCCGCAGCCGCCCATGCCGGAGTTCCCCCGGTCCACGCTGGACCGCCAGCCGCTCCAACCGGACGCCTGGCGCACGGAACCACCCTGCCAGCACCGCAGTGCCACCGCCTTCCCCGTGCGTGTGCCCCTCAGCCGCGTGCGAGCACGCCGTGGCCGGCCGGTGCTCCTCCCCTGTCGATGCTCTGTTCTGAGATTGAAGAAGCAAGGTGAGGAGGGTATATATCCAAGCAAAAGAATTATACGGGGTCCTTTTTGCTAAATACGCGACTCATATAAACAGTACTGTGGACCTAGGACTGAATAgggagaagcgtaggggtcgtttTGCTAATTGCCGCGCCATCAGTCCGCCTGGGCCGGCCGGTGGCCACCGACCGCGCCTGGCCCGTTGGACTGCCGCCTGGGCCGGCCTCATGCAGCCTGGCTGGGCCGCTGCGGGCGCTTGGCCGGCCTGCTGCCGCGCCTTGGGCCGCCGCGCCGTGGGCCACTTGGCCGGTCTGCTGCCGCGCTGCTGGCCTGGCTGTGCGGCTGGGCCGTTTCCACCGCACCCTGCCTGGGCCTCGTGGTCGCCCGTGTGGGCCACGCCGGCCGTGGTTGGCCCAGGTGCCTGTCTTTTTATAGTTTTTGTTTAAATGGCTggaacttgtaaaatcaatagcaaattgtgtagttgtccaaaaattacgaaaccagtttggttgagttcctaaaatcgtgACCTACCTGCTAGTGTAATTTATTCACATAGGGGGATAATaatcttaggagctatataattaatttgggatacttaatattgtgaaaaggtaaacttgtaggaattgttatggtcaattggtaatagtattgggtctgaaatctttacagtagattcctagcaatattagctgctcaccataatttgtagctctagaataattagttgctagataaataataatgtcctattgcgaataaagaaacaccttggtttgtataactaaaaacagttgttgggaaataacgtcttgttCGATAACATgggtatgtagcctaagtacagtcatcgttagatctagctcgttaacttgagcggcgtaaagcgtatttatacgagt harbors:
- the LOC136515022 gene encoding glutamate--cysteine ligase A, chloroplastic-like yields the protein MAAASRLAVARVSPDGARPAAAVGRARSGGLAAVRLPPAATTGRRRRGGAVAASPPTEEAVQMTEPLTKDDLVAYLISGCKPKENWRIGTEHEKFGFEVDTLRPIKYDQIRDILNGLAERFDWHKIMEGDNVIGLKQGKQNISLEPGGQFELSGAPLETLHQTCAEVNSHLYQVKAVGEEMGIGFLGLGFQPKWALSDIPIMPKGRYEIMRNYMPKVGTLGLDMMFRTCTVQVNLDFSSEQDMIRKFRAGLALQPIATAIFANSPFKEGKPNEFLSLRSHIWTDTDNNRAGMLPFVFNNSFGFEQYVDYALDVPMYFVYRNKKYIDCTGMSFRDFMQGKLPQAPGELPTLNDWENHLTTIFPEVRLKRYLEMRGADGGPWRRLCALPAFWVGLLYDEESLQSIIDMTFDWTKEEREMLRRKVPLTGLKTPFRDGYVRDLAEEVLKLAKSGLERRGYKEVGFLREVDEVVRTGVTPAERLLNLYETKWQRNVDHVFEHLLY